A genomic stretch from Chloroflexota bacterium includes:
- a CDS encoding AAA family ATPase: MNNRTSRLRVLVLRDPGFQLDGHETDVGPITSMLEQDPTFKVSESAAGYGEAARAVHRGDVDLVIVDEVAGDPAAVVEQLDAAAPEIPVIVLLDQETATLAQACILAGARAYLFRPFEPGDLIEMIRRIYEKEDRRRRKSSPQGGSKSGRMIAVHGPKGGVGTTTIAVNLAVTIYQQTGLRVVLVDGSLLSGDVAVAMNIANENSIADMVAHLRDLDGDLLNDILLHHNSGIWVLPAPSELERAEVISGEETTAVFTALRQHYDVIVVDTASRPDEHLLAALDLSDAVLVVCTPEIASLKNAARFLALAHELGYGDEKLKLTINRLSSGGSIPLKDIESNLRHKMAFGLPSDGLPVIEALNAGEPVVLMRPSARMSRQIHSVAHELIRQLGLSDEEPQAKGTANVAPKKRPGLGVLTKLTRRKAS, encoded by the coding sequence GTGAACAACCGAACATCGCGACTCCGCGTGCTGGTCCTGCGTGACCCTGGCTTCCAGCTTGACGGCCATGAGACCGATGTCGGCCCGATCACCTCGATGCTCGAACAGGATCCCACCTTCAAGGTCAGCGAGAGCGCCGCTGGCTACGGCGAGGCGGCGCGAGCCGTCCACCGTGGCGACGTCGACCTGGTGATCGTGGACGAGGTGGCCGGCGATCCAGCAGCCGTGGTCGAGCAGTTGGACGCCGCCGCTCCCGAGATTCCGGTCATCGTCCTGCTCGATCAGGAGACGGCCACCCTGGCGCAAGCCTGTATCCTGGCGGGCGCGCGTGCCTACCTCTTCCGCCCCTTCGAGCCCGGCGACCTGATCGAGATGATCCGCCGCATCTACGAGAAGGAGGATCGGCGGCGGCGCAAGTCCTCTCCACAGGGCGGCTCGAAGAGCGGTCGGATGATCGCGGTGCACGGCCCGAAGGGGGGTGTGGGCACCACCACCATCGCGGTGAACCTGGCGGTGACCATCTACCAGCAGACCGGCTTGCGCGTGGTGCTGGTGGACGGCAGCCTGCTCTCGGGCGATGTCGCCGTTGCGATGAACATCGCCAACGAGAACAGCATTGCCGACATGGTCGCTCACCTGCGCGACCTGGACGGCGATCTGCTGAACGACATCCTGCTGCACCACAACTCGGGGATCTGGGTGCTCCCCGCGCCCTCTGAACTGGAGCGCGCCGAGGTCATCTCCGGCGAGGAGACGACCGCCGTCTTCACCGCCCTGCGCCAGCACTACGACGTCATCGTCGTGGACACGGCCTCGCGGCCAGACGAGCACCTGCTGGCGGCGCTCGACCTCTCGGATGCCGTGCTGGTGGTCTGCACGCCGGAGATCGCCTCGCTCAAGAACGCCGCGCGCTTCCTGGCCCTGGCCCACGAGCTGGGCTACGGCGACGAGAAGCTCAAGCTGACCATCAACCGTCTGAGCAGCGGTGGCTCGATCCCGCTCAAGGATATCGAGTCGAACCTCCGCCACAAGATGGCGTTTGGCCTGCCCAGCGATGGTCTGCCCGTCATCGAGGCGCTGAACGCGGGAGAGCCGGTCGTCCTGATGCGCCCGAGCGCCCGGATGTCCCGGCAGATCCACTCGGTGGCCCACGAGCTCATTCGGCAGCTCGGGCTGTCCGACGAGGAGCCGCAGGCCAAGGGCACAGCCAACGTCGCACCTAAGAAGCGCCCGGGTCTGGGGGTGCTCACCAAGCTCACACGCCGAAAGGCCAGCTAG
- a CDS encoding Flp family type IVb pilin, translating into MFEVVRHYLNLLAVKTGKGQGLVEYALIIVLISVVSILILGTLGQSVSSVFSQANAALAAP; encoded by the coding sequence ATGTTCGAAGTTGTGCGGCACTACCTCAACCTGCTGGCGGTCAAGACTGGTAAGGGCCAGGGCCTCGTCGAGTACGCCCTCATCATCGTGTTGATCTCGGTCGTGTCGATCCTGATCCTGGGCACCCTCGGCCAGAGCGTCTCCAGCGTCTTCTCGCAGGCGAACGCGGCGCTGGCTGCGCCGTGA
- the cpaB gene encoding Flp pilus assembly protein CpaB, with translation MKRRGALALMALGILLAGGASVIVLGIARQAGEASRAVIPQVYVVMAVREIPDGAVVVPDALVVRPFPADFAPQGAIVQPEAAVGKFAVGTIYKDQILLNGHVSTGKKASSMSDRVPTGKVVVWLPMPDLLAGQVGFRPGDRLDILLSLKLVQNSLGSDEGAGGNLGMSTQTTLQNVEIFAIGEQIQAGVQATSSGLSARTSSSTQPLALLVDHQDAIIIKYIKDSGGTIDIALRSSDEDRIVRTDAVTVDSIAERFRFRVPQEVGQAKPAAGVMP, from the coding sequence ATGAAGCGACGAGGAGCGTTGGCGCTGATGGCCCTCGGCATCCTCCTCGCGGGTGGAGCGAGCGTCATCGTGCTCGGCATCGCCCGCCAGGCGGGTGAGGCGAGCCGGGCCGTGATTCCCCAGGTCTACGTGGTGATGGCCGTCCGCGAGATTCCAGACGGCGCGGTGGTCGTGCCAGACGCCCTGGTCGTGCGGCCGTTCCCGGCCGACTTCGCCCCACAGGGCGCTATCGTCCAGCCTGAGGCTGCCGTCGGCAAGTTCGCCGTCGGCACGATCTACAAGGATCAGATTCTGCTCAACGGTCACGTCTCGACCGGCAAGAAGGCCTCCAGCATGTCGGACCGCGTGCCAACGGGCAAGGTGGTCGTATGGCTGCCGATGCCAGACCTGCTGGCCGGACAGGTCGGCTTCCGGCCGGGCGACCGCCTCGACATCCTGCTCTCGCTGAAGCTGGTGCAGAACTCGCTGGGGAGCGACGAGGGCGCCGGCGGCAACCTCGGCATGAGCACCCAGACGACGCTGCAGAACGTCGAGATCTTCGCCATTGGCGAGCAGATTCAAGCGGGCGTCCAGGCGACCAGCAGCGGCCTCAGCGCCCGTACGTCGTCCAGCACCCAACCGCTGGCCCTCCTGGTCGATCACCAGGACGCGATCATCATCAAGTACATCAAGGACTCCGGCGGCACCATCGACATCGCGCTGCGCTCCTCAGACGAGGACCGCATCGTTCGGACAGACGCCGTGACGGTGGACAGCATTGCCGAGCGTTTCCGCTTCCGCGTCCCGCAGGAGGTTGGCCAGGCGAAGCCAGCCGCAGGAGTGATGCCGTGA
- a CDS encoding Flp family type IVb pilin has product MFDIVRHYLDLLTLKTGKGQGLVEYALIIVLISVVSIVILGTLGQSVSSVFSQANAALAAP; this is encoded by the coding sequence ATGTTCGACATCGTTCGGCACTACTTGGACCTTCTCACGCTCAAGACCGGTAAGGGCCAGGGTCTCGTCGAGTACGCACTCATCATCGTCCTCATCTCCGTTGTCTCCATCGTGATCCTGGGCACCCTCGGCCAGAGCGTCTCCAGCGTCTTCTCGCAGGCGAACGCGGCGCTGGCCGCCCCGTGA